One window of the Hippocampus zosterae strain Florida chromosome 8, ASM2543408v3, whole genome shotgun sequence genome contains the following:
- the LOC127606057 gene encoding regulator of G-protein signaling 21-like yields the protein MCNTTAKCVEDLSGRARLLLVSRRRGNYKGGRQAASQSRGRRRRASMKDDLANWSAAMADSAKAAHPSKEEKNMGRNWKNRIGLLLKTNSAPSISNRMKTKWHRPTVDDVTQWAQSLDNLLAHKYGKTAFCVFLKSEFCEENMEFWNACEDLRTLSSHQELTSKANSIYEEFIKNEAPKEVNLDFSTKNKITENLKEPNVASFLAAQRKVYSLMENNSYPRFIHSELYNQLLAAARRRRR from the exons ATGTGCAACACGACAGCCAAATGCGTGGAAGACCTGTCGGGCCGGGCCCGCCTCCTGCTCGTCAGCCGCCGCAGGGGAAACTATAAAGGCGGACGCCAGGCCGCCAGTCAAAGCAGAGGCAGAAGGAGACGCGCGAGCATGAAGGACGACTTAGCCAACTGGAGCGCGGCAATGGCCGACTCCGCCAAAGCCGCGCATCCgtccaaagaggaaaaaaacat gggGAGAAACTGGAAAAACAGAATCGGACTACTCTTGAAGACCAACTCAGCCCCTTCAATCTCAAATCGAATGAAGACCAAATGGCACAG GCCGACGGTGGATGACGTGACGCAGTGGGCGCAGTCGCTCGACAACCTCCTGGCTCATAAAT ATGGAAAGACGGCCTTTTGCGTCTTCCTGAAGAGCGAGTTCTGCGAGGAGAACATGGAGTTTTGGAACGCCTGCGAGGACCTGAGGACGCTGTCGTCGCATCAAGAGCTGACGTCCAAGGCCAACAGCATTTACGAGGAGTTCATTAAAAACGAAGCTCCCAAAGAG GTCAACCTGGACTTttccaccaaaaacaaaatcacggAAAATCTCAAGGAGCCCAACGTGGCCAGCTTTCTAGCGGCCCAGCGAAAAGTCTACAGCCTGATGGAGAACAACTCCTACCCGAGGTTCATCCACTCGGAGCTCTACAATCAACTGTTGGCGGCCGCCAGACGGCGACGGCGCTGA
- the LOC127606058 gene encoding regulator of G-protein signaling 21-like isoform X1, producing MPRLIVPAHFIMDRDDRKRNKNIGKNFMCRLQCMFSHSSSSESRLTLEDTQQWSQSLERLLDSKYGLAAFRNFLKSEYSDENIEFWLTCEDYKKIKSSFRMASKAKKIYEQFVKAESPKEINIDYHTREQIKRSVKSPTVHCFDDAQKMVYGLMERDSYPRFLRSDVYRILLENLSADDATKG from the exons ATGCCAAGGCTCATCGTCCCAGCGCACTTCATCATGGACCGAGATGATAGGAAGCGAAACAAGAACAT CGGAAAGAACTTCATGTGCCGACTGCAGTGCATGTTCTCACACTCGTCCAGTTCCGAGAG CAGGCTCACGCTAGAAGATACCCAACAATGGTCGCAGTCGTTGGAGCGGCTGCTGGATTCAAAAT ACGGATTAGCGGCATTTCGCAACTTTCTGAAATCCGAATACAGCGACGAGAACATCGAGTTTTGGCTCACCTGCGAGGACTACAAGAAGATCAAGTCTTCCTTCCGAATGGCGTCCAAAGCCAAGAAAATCTACGAGCAATTTGTCAAAGCCGAATCTCCCAAAGAG ATCAACATCGACTATCACACTCGAGAGCAGATCAAAAGAAGCGTCAAGAGTCCCACCGTCCACTGTTTCGACGACGCTCAGAAAATGGTTTACGGGCTGATGGAACGAGACTCGTACCCGCGCTTCCTACGCTCGGACGTTTACAGAATTCTCCTGGAAAACCTTTCGGCCGACGACGCCACCAAGGGTTGA
- the LOC127606058 gene encoding regulator of G-protein signaling 21-like isoform X2: MPRLIVPAHFIMDRDDRKRNKNIGKNFMCRLQCMFSHSSSSERLTLEDTQQWSQSLERLLDSKYGLAAFRNFLKSEYSDENIEFWLTCEDYKKIKSSFRMASKAKKIYEQFVKAESPKEINIDYHTREQIKRSVKSPTVHCFDDAQKMVYGLMERDSYPRFLRSDVYRILLENLSADDATKG, from the exons ATGCCAAGGCTCATCGTCCCAGCGCACTTCATCATGGACCGAGATGATAGGAAGCGAAACAAGAACAT CGGAAAGAACTTCATGTGCCGACTGCAGTGCATGTTCTCACACTCGTCCAGTTCCGAGAG GCTCACGCTAGAAGATACCCAACAATGGTCGCAGTCGTTGGAGCGGCTGCTGGATTCAAAAT ACGGATTAGCGGCATTTCGCAACTTTCTGAAATCCGAATACAGCGACGAGAACATCGAGTTTTGGCTCACCTGCGAGGACTACAAGAAGATCAAGTCTTCCTTCCGAATGGCGTCCAAAGCCAAGAAAATCTACGAGCAATTTGTCAAAGCCGAATCTCCCAAAGAG ATCAACATCGACTATCACACTCGAGAGCAGATCAAAAGAAGCGTCAAGAGTCCCACCGTCCACTGTTTCGACGACGCTCAGAAAATGGTTTACGGGCTGATGGAACGAGACTCGTACCCGCGCTTCCTACGCTCGGACGTTTACAGAATTCTCCTGGAAAACCTTTCGGCCGACGACGCCACCAAGGGTTGA